GGCGTATAAATTTATATAGCTCTTCATGTTAGCGGTTTCTATACGCTCCGAATACACATAATGGGTTTCAATGGTGTCTCCCGGTTCTACTGCAGGAATGGGATAATGTATGGCGCCAAATTTTTCACGAGGTGAATTTTTTCGAAATACTAAACTAGAATCCAATTCAACAATGGTACCGTTGGCTTTTAGTGTTCTAATTTTAATGCTTTCTATATTGTTGCTCTCAAATTCATTTAACGTTAAAAAGGCATACTTTTCAACTCCTAAAGGCGTATTAACCACCAATTTATTATCTATTGAAATATGCTTTTTATAACTGCTCCAAAATTTTTCGTAGGTAACATCTTTATAGGAATGGGTAAAATAGGCGTCAGAATTTTTACAGATTGTTAAAAATGGATCTACCGTTGTATTAGTAACAGTAGCGTTAAAACTATAGAAAAGTCCAGCGAGGATGCAAATGGCGAAGCTAGCTCTTTTGGGTTTCGAGAACAATGGGTGCATTGATAATATTTTTAAAAGATTCTAGAATTTCATTTGTGGTATTACTGTTTTCCCTATCAATAAAGAGATGGTCAATAATAAAATTGTAATGGCATTCTATTTCAGTGTTAGATATTGCCCTAACATTTAAATGTAACGATACCCCCTCGCCTATTTTGCTGTGCTCAATGGGATTAAAAGCTTCTATGGGTTCGTCTAATTTTATGCGTACCACTACCTTTTTTTGATATGGGTTGTTTAAATATGTGCCTTCTATTAATGCCTCCCTACTTTCAGTTTCAATAAGCCTCGGTAAAAAGTCAATAAATAAATACCTGTGAGAGGCATCATTAAAAGTTTTACCGTTGATTACAATATTTCCCTTTAGTTGAAATATATCTGCGGTATTTATGAGTGATAAATCTGAAATGGTCTGGTTTCCAAAAATTTCCTTATAATAAGTCTCTGCATTCAAAGCAAATTTTTCTTCGCCATCATATTTTTGCATTCGGCGTAAATAATTACTTGAAAGCCCAGCATAATCAATCTTAAACGTTCCTTTTATAACATTTTCATTGGCATCTAAATTCAAATTTAAGTTGTAGGAAATTTCATTTTGTTGTGCACTAAATGCATCTATTTTATAAAATGAACCACCTGTCTTGTTCACAATTAAAATAGTACGGTCCTGTAAACTTTGTACAGGAGTTCTCATTAAATGAACTGGATCCGTAGGGTCCAATAGTATTGTTTCGTTATTTATATAAGCAATACAAATAACGTGATTGGCCGAGCTTAAAGAAGGAAAATCACAGTCGCTAATATGTTGAAATGTAGCAGCCAAAGCAATATCACTTTCAATACCCTTGTATTTTAAAGCTTCCGACAAAAAGTTTGAAAGATCCTTACAATCGCCTTCTTTATTTAAATAAACGTCGTTGGCGTGAGACGGAATAAACGCGCCCATCCCAATCTCAATAGCAACATATTTAAAGTTATTTTTAACGTAATTATAAAGAATTTCTACAATTTCTGAAGGTTCGGTAACAGTAGCAGTCAAGGCATCAATCTTTTTTTTAACCGAAGGGTTTAATCCTTTTTTAGAAGAAATTTTATTTAAATACCAATCGTTCATATAATTGATGGGGCGGTCGGAATATGAACTGGGCATAACCAAGGTTCGCATAAAGGGTACATTCATGTTTTTATAAATACCAAACATCTGCAGCGGATCGGGCGCTACCTTTTTTGGAGCCACTTTCATTTTCCACTTAGAACCCGCATTAGTACTGATAGAATCCATAGCAAAAAATGATATGGAATCTTGATAGATGGTATTGTGAACAAATTTAAATTCATTCGGAACATCTATAATATAGTTTAGCGTGTCTATTTGGTTATATGAAAAGAAATCTAAATTTGAAAAATACATCAATTCCTCACAGATTACAGTGTAGGTTAACTGAACCTCTTTGTCTGCGGGAATTGTAACGATTTTTATTTTCTTACTATTTATATAATCCAATTTTACGGCTTCCTCCTCAATATTTTTTATGGGTAGGCTTTTTAGTCGCCTTCCTTTTTGTTCAAAAAGTTGAATGTTTGAAATCTGCTCCAACTCTGTATCGTAGATAATTGGATAAAAACGAGGCTCCTTATTTGATTTAAACTGAATTGAAATTTCGTTTACAAAAGAAGAATCTGCTTGAATTTGAATATTTTCCAATTTCGATTTTAATTGAAAATCTTGCGCAGCGCCCCATTGGCAGTAAAAAATAGAGACTAGTAAAATCGAGGCATTTATAAAACTCTTCATAAAAAGATTTGAGCAGTTGGGGCAGGATAAAACCTACTGCAATATAATCTTTCAATTATATTTTAAAAATTTATTTCAAAAAAATATATTATTAATATCTTTTTATTGATTAGTTCGCTAATGTATATCTATGTATAGTTCAGAGTACATTAATGTATGGTTCAATGAATATATATGTATTGTTTAGGGTGACTTAATGTATGGTTAGGCCACCCTTCGTGCTACCTTAAAGCTACCTTACTCCTACCTAACCCCTAGTATGGTGCTACTTTCTTAATTTTTAAACTACTTTTAAATGTAAATGAACTTATGTATTGTAGAGCACAATAATTATATACGTTCCGAACAAAAATTAATTACTAGGATTCTGCACATAACAATCCCGTGTTGTAAATGACCAGGTATTGCTATTAATGGCCTTTATGGTGTACGAATTAAATAATAAAATATGCTGTGCCCTTCCTGAATTATTTTCTATTTCAGAAATTTTATAATCATTATTATTATTATCAGGGAAAGATTTAATGAAAAATTTACGAGTTGAAGAAACTGTGCTCAGTTCATATACATATGATGGATCATCCGTTGTTTTAACCAGTATTTCAATAGATTTATTATTATTTAAAATATTATTAGTACTATTAGGGCCATCAAAGGCAATGGCAAACGGTTTGTTTAAGACATTAACAGCCTTCGGCAGTTCTATCGTCAATCGGGTAGTAGCGTCTGTATAGGTTGTAATATTATTAGTCCTTAACACCACAATACCTCCATCGGGTAAGCTGTTTAAAGCATTCGTCATTTGAGACGATGTCACGTTTACCTGATTCCCATTACTTCCACTTGGAAGATCAATATTTACATAAATCACTTTATTCGGAACCGCACAATCAGAGAAGTATCCATCAAATTTACCTATAGTTACCCATTCAGCTGTAGAGCCAGTACTCATTAATACCTGCCCAACTTTTCCTTTTGATCCCTGAACTGATTCTGTTCCTCCCAAACGTATTCCTCCATCAATTTGTATGCTACCACCATCGTTATCAGCGGTTTTCACAATATGCAAATCGCTTTTAGGATCAACGGTTCCTATACCAACCTGCGAATAGCCAATAACAACAATCAATAGCGCAATAATTGTTAAACATCTTTTCATAAATAACGGTTTTAGATTCTAATCAATTTTAAAAACAACAAATGTAAGTAATATATAATCCTACAATTATTGAAATATACTAAATATTGAACCAATTAAAAAAGTTTCAACACCAATTAAATAGTAAAAAAACCACCCTATTTTCACTTAACAGAACATTAAACACATCTTATAAATCCTTCCCAATTGCCTGTTAAATAAAATTTAAACCAATCTACACCCCCACCCCTTTTTTATATATTCCCAAAACCATACATGTAAATAATACAAAACCTAAAAAACAAGTAGCTCATGAAGGCTGAGGCCGATACGGAAAAAGAGGAATTAATTGGTGAACTCGCAGACGGAAAACGCACTGTAAAAAGTTTGCCTCATGGCGGTTTTCTGTTTTTGGAGCACGATGTACCTTTTCTCCTAATTTATCGGAAACGCCCTGATGATAAAGCTACATTGCGACTTGCACGAACGGGCGCAAGTTACTTGATTATCGGGGAGGATAATTTTGACTATTTCAGTGAATTTATCCGGCAACTTACCGCAAAAATGAGTGCAAGATTCGGCAGCTTTTTTTTAATGGAAATCTATAGTGGCCCCACAAACAGTACTGAATTTGTAATTCGCGGTCCTTCCCATAAATTACCAGTTTCTTTAGAAGTACTACGTAAAGCCTTAGAAAATATTGAAGGTACAACCTACGGTGTAAAACTTAACGCCACCATAGAACAAACCAAGCAACGGCAACAAAAATCCGAAGATGCCTTAATGAGCATTTCCGAAATAAAAGATTGTGGCGGTACGCTAATTGGTTTAGAAATCCCACCGGTGTACCGCGCTAAAAATGGAGAGGTTTATCCGTTGTACTTTAGGCAATTTCAAGAAAGTGTAGCTGTAGCGATCCATCAATCGGTTTTTGAGTTTTTGCGGGTGCAAACTTCCAGCAATCTGGCCAGCTATTACGCCCTGGGAAAAAGAGAAATTCACAAGGAGGTCTTTAAAATGGACCGGGAACTTACTGCCATAGAAAACAGTTATCAGTTTCTGTTGTTGGTAGCTCCCGTTAATATACAAAGCATCCGATCTAAATTTTTTGAAAGCAATTTTAAAGATGTGGAAGAATATCATTATCGACTTCTGCCAATTGATCCGGATATTCTAAAAAGACGACTGTATAACTTAGCGATAGACCAAATTGACGACCCCGCCTTGTCCTACCTTTTTCAGGAAAAAAGAGAGGAACTGGACCAACAGCTAACTATGCTGAAGGAACGCGGCTCTAAAAACTTTTTTTACAGTAGCGTACGTCTTTACAAAGGATTGGAAAAAACGCTTTCTGCTGAAGCCGAACTAATTCTTCAACATATTCCTGAAGATATTTCAGAAGAAAATAAAGAGATTTTAGATGCAACCGCCTTCGCTAAAATGGCTAAAACAGAATTCGAATTCTTTAAACAACAAGATCCCAATTACCAATGTAAAGTGCATATTCGAAAAGATGTAAACGTAATGATGGTGAGCAACGGCGAACTTTACTTACCGGCAGATTACACTTTAACAAAAAAAGAGGCACAGGCATTAATTCAGCACGAAATAGGTACCCACGCCCTAACCCATTACAACGGATTGCAACAATCATTAAGCCAGTTAAGTGTAGGTTTTGCAGATTACGATCCTTTACAGGAAGGAATTGCGGTGCTTTCGGAATATTTAATTGGCGGGCTTTCTGCCAACCGTCTGCGCATGTTGGCTGGCCGGGTGGTAGCCGGTGCAGCATTAATGGATAATGCCGAATTTAAAGAAGTATTTCATCTGCTTTATACCACCCATAATTTTTCAAAAGAACGGGCTTTCAATATTACGTCCAGAATGTTTCAAGGTGGGGGTTTCTTAAAAGATATTATTTACTTAAAAGGCTTGGTTCAACTGCGCGAATACCTTATAAATGGCGGCAATTTAGAATTTTTGCTAGCGGGAAAATTTGCACTAAAACACGTGCCAATGATTACAGATCTAACAGCCCGTGGCCTTTTAAAACCACCCAAATTAAAACCGAGATACCTACAGAATAAAGATTTTAAAGAACGAATAAACAAACTTAAACAAGGGGTTTCCCTTTCTAAATTACTCTAAAAATGAAAATATGTTTTGTTATAAGCGACATTAAAACCGAAGCCTGCGGGACGACGGTAGTTATATTGAAAAAAGCGCACGAGCGTGGGCATAAAGTGTATGTAATGAGTGTGGGCGATTTTATCTTTCATCGCGATGAAAATATAAGTCTGCGTTGTAAAAAAATACCCGCATCTGTAAAAGGCGAAAGCGTTGAAGAATTTTGGGAACAGGTGCAAGACGATAAATTAAAAGCAAAAGCGGTGCCCAGCACAGATATGGATGTAGTGTTTTTGCGCAATAATCCTACCGAAGAAACATCAGACAGGCATTGGGCAGAACACAGCGGCATTGCCTTTGCGCGAATGATTCAGCAAAGTGGGGTTTTGGTGTTAAACGACGCATTTGCCATGAGCCACGCATTTATTGATAAATTATATTTTGAAGAATTACCTGCCGAAATTAAACCCGACAGTTTAATTACTCGTAATAAAGAAGACTTGCTGGAATTCTGGGAACGAATGGGTAAAAAAATGGTGCTAAAACCTTTGGAAGGCTCAGGCGGTCAAGATGTGTATTTAATTGATAAGGCCAAAAAAAATCTCAATCAAATAGTAGATACTATTAGTGCTAAAGGCTATATAATTGCTCAAGAATTTTTACCAGAAGTAAGCAAAGGCGATGTACGGGTAATTTTAATGAATGGGAAAATTCTCGAAGAAAACGGCGAAAAAGCAATTATTAGAAGGGTAAATAGCGACAATTCCGAATTTAGAAGCAATCTCTCCTTGGGTGCAAAAGCTAAAAAAGCAAAGCTCACTCCCGAAATAGAAAAAATTGTTTCATTAACGGCTCCAAAATTAATTAGAGACGGACTCTTCTTCGTGGGATTAGATATTGTAAACGATAAATTAATAGAAATTAATGTTTTAAGTCCAGGTGGATTGGATTATTGCGAAAACATAAAACTGCCCGCATTTACAGACACCGTAGTTGAAGCTATTGAACGAAAAATTGAATATAAAAAATATTATAAAAATAGCCTGACCAACAAAGAATTAGCCACCATGGATTAATTTGAATTTATACTGTAAGCTGTGTGAAGAAAAATTAAAAATGAAATGAAAAAGTTAGAAAATAAAATACCTAGAATTATAGGAACCTATACTTCTAAAATTGAAGGTCCGTTGCTGTTTATATCTGCTGGAATCCACGGCAATGAGCCCAGTGGTGTTTTGGCCCTTCAAAATGTATTTAAAATATTAGAAGCCGAAAAACCTGAAATAAAGGGTAAAATTGTCGGTGTATCGGGAAATAGAGCGGCGCTCGAAAGAGACGTTCGTTTTATAGATGAAGATTTAAACCGAACGTGGACGGTAGAAAATATTCAAAATAAAATAACAGACAGCCAGGAAAAGAAAGAAATGTTTGAAATTATTGACGTTTTAAATCAATTTTCTAAAGAAGAATTTACCGAACGATATTTTTTAGACTGTCATACCACTTCTGCAGCTAGCCTACCCTATATTTCAGTTCAGGAAGTGAATGACAATGACGCATGGGCACATAAATTTCCCACCCATATTATCCGCGGATTTTCCGATATAGTGCTTGGGTGTATAGACCATTACGAAAGTAGAATTGGAATAACCGGTTTTGTTTTTGAAGGTGGACAACACGAAAGCAAAGTGGCAAAAATGAATCACGAAGGTATTATCTGGCTAGCAATTCAAAATGCCAACGATTTAGATTTAAACAAACTAAACCAATACCCCGAAGCCGCTAAAATGCTTCAAAAAAATAAAGAAGAACAAAAAACTTTTGAAATCTGTTATCGTCACGGTTTAAATAACAACGATACATTTAAAATGCAACCCGGTTATAAAAATTTCCAACCGATTAAAAAAGGTGAGCTATTGGCACAGCAAAACGGAAAACCCATTTATAGCGAATGGGATGCCTATATTTTTATGCCATTGTACCAAAAGCAAGGAAATGACGGCTTTTTTGTAGTAACGGAAGCACAGTAAACAAACCGCACTTTTCGCTACCCTCCTATTATTTCTCCACCGTTTACGTGTATAAACTGTCCAGTTACATAACTGCTATCCTCACAAGCCAAATAAACATAAGCGGGCGCCACCTCGCTGGGTTGGCCCGGCCTACCCAAAGGTGTATCTCTACCAAAGTCCGAAACATTGTCTAGGGTTGCAGGAATTAAAGGTGTCCAAATTGGTCCGGGCGCCACGCCATTAACGCGGATTTTCTTTGCTGCAAGATTTTTAGACAAGGAACGTGTAAAACTTACAATTGCTCCTTTGGTACTTGCGTAATCTATTAAATGATCACTCCCCCGATATGCCGTAACCGAACTCGTATTTATTATACAATCGCCTTCGTTTAAATATTTCAAGGCAGCTCGCGTTATGCGGAAATACGAATAAATATTGGTTTCAAAAGTTTGGTGCAATTGTGGATCGTTAATCTGCAATAGACTGTCTTGGGCAAATTGCATTGCGGCATTATTTACTACGACATTCAGCTTTCCGAATTTGGATATACATTGCTCCACCACCTTTTCACAAAAAACAGCATCTCTAAGATCTCCTGCAATAATAATACAGTCGCTCCCTTCTGCTTTAACCATTTCGCTGGTTTTTTTGGCATCTTTGTCTTCTTCCAAATACACAATAGCAATATTGGCGCCTTCTCTTGCAAAATGCACAGCTACGCTCCT
This region of Aequorivita marisscotiae genomic DNA includes:
- a CDS encoding transglutaminase-like domain-containing protein codes for the protein MKSFINASILLVSIFYCQWGAAQDFQLKSKLENIQIQADSSFVNEISIQFKSNKEPRFYPIIYDTELEQISNIQLFEQKGRRLKSLPIKNIEEEAVKLDYINSKKIKIVTIPADKEVQLTYTVICEELMYFSNLDFFSYNQIDTLNYIIDVPNEFKFVHNTIYQDSISFFAMDSISTNAGSKWKMKVAPKKVAPDPLQMFGIYKNMNVPFMRTLVMPSSYSDRPINYMNDWYLNKISSKKGLNPSVKKKIDALTATVTEPSEIVEILYNYVKNNFKYVAIEIGMGAFIPSHANDVYLNKEGDCKDLSNFLSEALKYKGIESDIALAATFQHISDCDFPSLSSANHVICIAYINNETILLDPTDPVHLMRTPVQSLQDRTILIVNKTGGSFYKIDAFSAQQNEISYNLNLNLDANENVIKGTFKIDYAGLSSNYLRRMQKYDGEEKFALNAETYYKEIFGNQTISDLSLINTADIFQLKGNIVINGKTFNDASHRYLFIDFLPRLIETESREALIEGTYLNNPYQKKVVVRIKLDEPIEAFNPIEHSKIGEGVSLHLNVRAISNTEIECHYNFIIDHLFIDRENSNTTNEILESFKNIINAPIVLETQKS
- a CDS encoding flavohemoglobin expression-modulating QEGLA motif protein; amino-acid sequence: MKAEADTEKEELIGELADGKRTVKSLPHGGFLFLEHDVPFLLIYRKRPDDKATLRLARTGASYLIIGEDNFDYFSEFIRQLTAKMSARFGSFFLMEIYSGPTNSTEFVIRGPSHKLPVSLEVLRKALENIEGTTYGVKLNATIEQTKQRQQKSEDALMSISEIKDCGGTLIGLEIPPVYRAKNGEVYPLYFRQFQESVAVAIHQSVFEFLRVQTSSNLASYYALGKREIHKEVFKMDRELTAIENSYQFLLLVAPVNIQSIRSKFFESNFKDVEEYHYRLLPIDPDILKRRLYNLAIDQIDDPALSYLFQEKREELDQQLTMLKERGSKNFFYSSVRLYKGLEKTLSAEAELILQHIPEDISEENKEILDATAFAKMAKTEFEFFKQQDPNYQCKVHIRKDVNVMMVSNGELYLPADYTLTKKEAQALIQHEIGTHALTHYNGLQQSLSQLSVGFADYDPLQEGIAVLSEYLIGGLSANRLRMLAGRVVAGAALMDNAEFKEVFHLLYTTHNFSKERAFNITSRMFQGGGFLKDIIYLKGLVQLREYLINGGNLEFLLAGKFALKHVPMITDLTARGLLKPPKLKPRYLQNKDFKERINKLKQGVSLSKLL
- a CDS encoding glutathione synthase, coding for MKICFVISDIKTEACGTTVVILKKAHERGHKVYVMSVGDFIFHRDENISLRCKKIPASVKGESVEEFWEQVQDDKLKAKAVPSTDMDVVFLRNNPTEETSDRHWAEHSGIAFARMIQQSGVLVLNDAFAMSHAFIDKLYFEELPAEIKPDSLITRNKEDLLEFWERMGKKMVLKPLEGSGGQDVYLIDKAKKNLNQIVDTISAKGYIIAQEFLPEVSKGDVRVILMNGKILEENGEKAIIRRVNSDNSEFRSNLSLGAKAKKAKLTPEIEKIVSLTAPKLIRDGLFFVGLDIVNDKLIEINVLSPGGLDYCENIKLPAFTDTVVEAIERKIEYKKYYKNSLTNKELATMD
- a CDS encoding succinylglutamate desuccinylase/aspartoacylase domain-containing protein; this translates as MKKLENKIPRIIGTYTSKIEGPLLFISAGIHGNEPSGVLALQNVFKILEAEKPEIKGKIVGVSGNRAALERDVRFIDEDLNRTWTVENIQNKITDSQEKKEMFEIIDVLNQFSKEEFTERYFLDCHTTSAASLPYISVQEVNDNDAWAHKFPTHIIRGFSDIVLGCIDHYESRIGITGFVFEGGQHESKVAKMNHEGIIWLAIQNANDLDLNKLNQYPEAAKMLQKNKEEQKTFEICYRHGLNNNDTFKMQPGYKNFQPIKKGELLAQQNGKPIYSEWDAYIFMPLYQKQGNDGFFVVTEAQ
- a CDS encoding SDR family oxidoreductase, whose protein sequence is MKKEKKIPDQTQRQPGKETKMKPQPEIIRKGYKGSEKLKNKVALITGGDSGIGRSVAVHFAREGANIAIVYLEEDKDAKKTSEMVKAEGSDCIIIAGDLRDAVFCEKVVEQCISKFGKLNVVVNNAAMQFAQDSLLQINDPQLHQTFETNIYSYFRITRAALKYLNEGDCIINTSSVTAYRGSDHLIDYASTKGAIVSFTRSLSKNLAAKKIRVNGVAPGPIWTPLIPATLDNVSDFGRDTPLGRPGQPSEVAPAYVYLACEDSSYVTGQFIHVNGGEIIGG